The Arachis ipaensis cultivar K30076 chromosome B07, Araip1.1, whole genome shotgun sequence genome includes a window with the following:
- the LOC107608010 gene encoding floral homeotic protein DEFICIENS → MARGKIQIKRIENTTNRQVTYSKRRNGLFKKANELTVLCDAKVSIIMFSSTGKLHEYISPSIATKQFFDQYQMTVGIDLWNSHYEHMQENLRKLKDVNRNLRQEIRQRMGDCLNDLGIEELKLLEEEMDKASKVIRERKYKMITNQIDQHRKKFNNEKEVHNRLLRDLDARAEDPRYGLVDNGEYESVIGFSNLGPRMFALSLQPSHPNAHSGGTAASDLTTYPLLF, encoded by the exons ATGGCTCGAGGGAAGATCCAGATCAAGAGGATAGAGAACACTACCAACAGGCAAGTCACATACTCCAAACGACGCAATGGACTTTTCAAGAAGGCCAATGAACTCACCGTTCTCTGCGATGCTAAGGTTTCTATAATCATGTTCTCTAGCACTGGCAAACTCCATGAGTACATTAGCCCCTCCATCGC AACTAAGCAGTTCTTCGATCAGTATCAGATGACCGTAGGAATTGATCTCTGGAACTCCCACTATGAG cATATGCAAGAAAACTTGAGGAAGCTGAAAGATGTAAACAGGAATCTTCGCCAGGAGATTAG GCAGAGGATGGGAGATTGTCTGAACGATCTGGGCATAGAAGAGCTTAAACTCCTTGAGGAAGAAATGGACAAGGCCTCTAAGGTTATTCGTGAGCGTAAG TACAAGATGATCACAAATCAGATTGACCAGCACAGGAAGAAG ttTAACAACGAGAAAGAAGTGCACAACAGACTCCTGCGTGATTTA GATGCAAGAGCAGAAGATCCACGTTATGGATTGGTGGATAATGGAGAGTATGAATCTGTCATAGGATTCTCAAATTTAGGTCCTCGTATGTTTGCATTGAGCCTACAACCTAGCCATCCTAATGCACATAGCGGAGGAACAGCAGCCTCTGATCTTACCACTTACCCTTTACTTTTCTAG